In Eriocheir sinensis breed Jianghai 21 chromosome 10, ASM2467909v1, whole genome shotgun sequence, the following proteins share a genomic window:
- the LOC126996582 gene encoding uncharacterized protein LOC126996582 has translation MVTCQPLLLAALTVTTGLLGMGSRGLQVIDPDDPPSEAVDLESLSQQVLQDESKRGTRIDSDASGDSCGDATPTDAQSDHENGKMTPFNTTKEEPVDGRAGRFQRTTSRWEAVLPGVARRGRQRRKRAALYWPADSLFVAEFFFIVPIQAPTGVSIPFTIDVPYEFTLPNVTKIGAMARDDRLDLYGVVERLFERFGLDGRECLLRAVCERASSSLEGAGMLGEVLTTILTASLSTSSEGMYEYVLAEHNGRTDGECWTHYPRCPISLFNWLE, from the exons ATGGTGACCTGCCAACCTCTGCTGCTCGCGGCCCTCACGGTGACGACAGGCCTGCTGGGGATGGGCTCTCGAGGACTCCAAGTCATCGACCCTGATGACCCCCCCTCGGAGGCTGTGGATCTTGAGTCTCTCTCCCAACAGGTCTTGCAAGATGAGAGTAAACGTGGTACTCGGATAGACAGTGACGCATCGGGTGACAGCTGTGGCGACGCAACTCCAACCGATGCTCAGAGCGACCATGAAAACGGAAAGATGACCCCTTTTAACACGACAAAAGAAGAGCCTGTTGATGGTCGTGCTGGTAGATTCCAG CGGACAACCAGCCGGTGGGAGGCCGTGCTGCCCGGGGTCGCGAGGCGGGGCAGGCAGCGCAGGAAGAGGGCCGCCCTTTACTGGCCCGCGGACAGTCTCTTCGTCGCCGAGTTCTTCTTCATCGTCCCTATCCAGGCGCCTACGGGAGTCA GCATCCCCTTCACCATAGACGTGCCCTACGAGTTTACTCTGCCCAACGTCACCAAGATAGGCGCGATGGCCCGCGATGACCGCCTCGACCTGTACGGCGTCGTGGAGCGGCTCTTCGAAAG GTTTGGGCTGGACGGGCGGGAGTGCCTGCTGCGGGCGGTGTGTGAGCGGGCGAGCAGCAGTCTGGAGGGCGCCGGAATGCTGGGGGAGGtcctcaccaccatcctcac GGCGTCGCTGTCGACAAGTTCGGAGGGCATGTACGAGTATGTGCTGGCGGAGCACAACGGGCGGACGGACGGCGAGTGTTGGACGCACTACCCCCGCTGCCCCATCTCACTCTTCAACTGGCTGGAGTGA
- the LOC126996584 gene encoding uncharacterized protein LOC126996584, which produces MSIDRSLCIDLNINASPCSPVSMVRLDRRAVAVLVVAVGVMMLAAGVAAELTETWFEYRARTKKELKSRAKTSLDKHMELGELHSRQKRSIAFPTGSTFTITPVLCIPVVSIGDLTGFLDIELPFTIKLPNATQVTYGRMDDDRLGIYSVLISTLNRFGVDGKACLLRSVCEVAESPLRDDGLLGEVLNILLTASYGASSSNHLYDYIDAERYGRAYGDCWAAYPQCPMSLFKLFDAYNEL; this is translated from the exons ATGAGCATTGATAGAAGTTTGTGTATTGACCTTAACATCAACGCTTCACCCTGTTCCCCCGTCAGTATGGTGAGGCTGGACAGGAGAGCCGTGGccgtgctggtggtggcggtgggcgtGATGATgctggcggcgggggtggcggccGAGCTGACGGAGACGTGGTTCGAGTACCGCGCCCGCACCAAGAAGGAACTCAAGAGCAGAGCCAAAACCTCCCTCGACAAACACATGG agCTGGGGGAGCTGCACAGCCGACAGAAGCGTTCAATCGCCTTTCCGACGGgctccaccttcaccatcaccccgGTTCTCTGTATCCCCGTCGTCTCTATCGGGGACTTGA cCGGGTTCCTCGACATCGAGCTTCCCTTCACGATCAAGCTCCCCAACGCCACGCAGGTCACCTACGGCCGCATGGATGACGACAGGCTGGGGATTTACTCAGTCCTCATCAGCACCCTCAACAG GTTTGGTGTGGACGGCAAGGCGTGTCTCCTGCGGTCCGTGTGCGAGGTGGCCGAGTCCCCCCTGCGGGATGACGGGCTCCTGGGGGAGGTGCTCAATATTCTCCTCAC GGCCTCGTACGGGGCATCGTCCTCTAATCATCTGTACGACTACATCGATGCCGAGCGCTATGGACGGGCGTACGGCGACTGCTGGGCGGCCTACCCTCAGTGCCCCATGTCCCTCTTCAAGCTGTTTGACGCGTATAACGAACTATAA